In a single window of the Streptomyces sp. NBC_00353 genome:
- the tuf gene encoding elongation factor Tu encodes MAKAKFERTKPHVNIGTIGHIDHGKTTLTAAITKVLHDAYPDLNEASAFDQIDKAPEERQRGITISIAHVEYQTESRHYAHVDCPGHADYIKNMITGAAQMDGAILVVAATDGPMPQTKEHVLLARQVGVPYIVVALNKADMVDDEEILELVELEVRELLSEYEFPGDDLPVVKVSALKALEGDKEWGQSVLNLMAAVDEAIPQPERDVDKPFLMPIEDVFTITGRGTVVTGRIERGVLKVNETVDIVGIKQEKTTTTVTGIEMFRKLLDEGQAGENVGLLLRGIKREDVERGQVIIKPGSVTPHTEFEAQSYILSKDEGGRHTPFFNNYRPQFYFRTTDVTGVVTLPEGTEMVMPGDNTVMNVVLIQPVAMEEGLKFAIREGGRTVGAGQVTKILK; translated from the coding sequence GTGGCGAAGGCGAAGTTCGAGCGGACTAAGCCGCACGTCAACATCGGCACCATCGGTCACATTGACCACGGTAAGACGACCCTCACGGCCGCCATTACCAAGGTGCTGCACGACGCGTACCCGGACCTGAACGAGGCCTCGGCCTTCGACCAGATCGACAAGGCTCCTGAGGAGCGCCAGCGCGGTATCACGATCTCGATCGCGCACGTCGAGTACCAGACGGAGTCGCGTCACTACGCGCACGTCGACTGCCCGGGTCACGCCGACTACATCAAGAACATGATCACGGGTGCGGCGCAGATGGACGGCGCCATCCTCGTGGTCGCCGCCACCGACGGCCCGATGCCGCAGACCAAGGAGCACGTGCTCCTGGCCCGCCAGGTCGGCGTTCCGTACATCGTTGTCGCCCTGAACAAGGCCGACATGGTGGACGACGAGGAGATCCTGGAGCTCGTCGAGCTCGAGGTCCGTGAGCTCCTCTCCGAGTACGAGTTCCCGGGCGACGACCTGCCGGTCGTCAAGGTCTCGGCGCTCAAGGCGCTCGAGGGCGACAAGGAGTGGGGCCAGTCGGTCCTGAACCTGATGGCCGCCGTCGACGAGGCGATCCCGCAGCCCGAGCGTGACGTCGACAAGCCGTTCCTGATGCCGATCGAGGACGTCTTCACGATCACCGGTCGTGGCACCGTCGTCACCGGTCGTATCGAGCGTGGTGTCCTGAAGGTCAACGAGACCGTCGACATCGTCGGTATCAAGCAGGAGAAGACCACCACCACGGTCACCGGCATCGAGATGTTCCGCAAGCTGCTCGACGAGGGCCAGGCCGGTGAGAACGTCGGTCTGCTCCTCCGTGGCATCAAGCGCGAGGACGTCGAGCGCGGCCAGGTCATCATCAAGCCCGGTTCGGTCACGCCGCACACCGAGTTCGAGGCCCAGTCGTACATCCTGTCGAAGGACGAGGGTGGCCGTCACACCCCGTTCTTCAACAACTACCGCCCGCAGTTCTACTTCCGTACCACGGACGTGACGGGCGTTGTGACCCTTCCCGAGGGCACCGAGATGGTCATGCCGGGCGACAACACCGTCATGAACGTCGTGCTGATCCAGCCGGTCGCCATGGAAGAGGGCCTGAAGTTCGCCATCCGTGAGGGTGGCCGGACCGTGGGCGCCGGCCAGGTCACCAAGATCCTCAAGTAA
- the rpsG gene encoding 30S ribosomal protein S7, with the protein MPRKGPAPKRPVIIDPVYGSPLVTSLINKILLNGKRSTAERIVYGAMEGLREKTGNDPVITLKRALENVKPSLEVKSRRVGGATYQVPIEVKPGRAATLALRWVVGYSRARREKTMTERLMNELLDASNGLGAAVKKREDTHKMAESNKAFAHYRW; encoded by the coding sequence ATGCCTCGTAAGGGCCCCGCCCCGAAGCGCCCGGTCATCATCGACCCGGTCTACGGTTCTCCTCTTGTCACCTCGCTGATCAACAAGATCCTGCTCAACGGCAAGCGTTCCACTGCCGAGCGGATCGTGTACGGCGCCATGGAAGGCCTCCGCGAGAAGACCGGCAACGACCCGGTCATCACGCTGAAGCGCGCGCTTGAGAACGTCAAGCCCTCGCTCGAGGTCAAGTCCCGCCGTGTCGGTGGCGCCACCTACCAGGTGCCGATCGAGGTCAAGCCCGGTCGCGCCGCCACCCTCGCGCTCCGCTGGGTCGTGGGTTACTCCCGCGCCCGCCGCGAGAAGACGATGACCGAGCGCCTCATGAACGAGCTGCTCGACGCCTCCAACGGTCTTGGCGCTGCCGTCAAGAAGCGCGAGGACACCCACAAGATGGCCGAGTCCAACAAGGCCTTCGCGCACTACCGCTGGTAG
- a CDS encoding DNA-directed RNA polymerase subunit beta', which produces MLDVNFFDELRIGLATADDIRTWSHGEVKKPETINYRTLKPEKDGLFCEKIFGPTRDWECYCGKYKRVRFKGIICERCGVEVTRAKVRRERMGHIELAAPVTHIWYFKGVPSRLGYLLDLAPKDLEKVIYFAAYMITFVDEERRTRDLPSLEAHVSVERQQVENRRDSDLEARAKKLETDLAELEAEGAKADVRRKVREGAEREMKQLRDRAQREIDRLDEVWNRFKNLKVQDLEGDELLYRELRDRFGTYFDGSMGAAALQKRLESFDLNEEAERLREIIRTGKGQKKTRALKRLKVVSAFLQTSNSPKGMVLDCVPVIPPDLRPMVQLDGGRFATSDLNDLYRRVINRNNRLKRLLDLGAPEIIVNNEKRMLQEAVDALFDNGRRGRPVTGPGNRPLKSLSDMLKGKQGRFRQNLLGKRVDYSARSVIVVGPQLKLHQCGLPKAMALELFKPFVMKRLVDLNHAQNIKSAKRMVERGRTVVYDVLEEVIAEHPVLLNRAPTLHRLGIQAFEPQLVEGKAIQIHPLVCTAFNADFDGDQMAVHLPLSAEAQAEARILMLSSNNILKPADGRPVTMPTQDMVLGLFFLTTDEEERKVIGQGRAFGSTAEAIMAFDARELSLQTQVDIRFPVGTIPPRGWVPPVAEEGEPEYQPGDTFRLRTSLGRALFNELLPEDYPFVDYSVGKKQLSEIVNDLAERYPKVIVAATLDNLKAAGFHWATRSGVTVSVSDIVVPEAKKAIVQGYEAQDEKVQKQYERGLITKDERTQELIAIWTKATNEVAEAMNANFPKTNPIFMMVDSGARGNMMQMRQIAGMRGLVSNAKNETIPRPIKASFREGLTVLEYFISTHGARKGLADTALRTADSGYLTRRLVDVSQDVIIREEDCGTDRGLKLKIAVKGADGVLRKTEDVETSVYARMLAEDVVVDGKVIAPANVDLGDVLIDALVGAGVEEVKTRSVLTCESAVGTCAFCYGRSLATGKLVDIGEAVGIIAAQSIGEPGTQLTMRTFHTGGVAGDDITQGLPRVVELFEARTPKGVAPISEAAGRIRIEETEKTKKIVVTPDDGSDETPFPISKRARLLVGEGDHVEVGQKLTVGATNPHDVLRILGQRAVQVHLVGEVQKVYNSQGVSIHDKHIEIIIRQMLRRVTIIESGDAELLPGELVERSKFETENRRVVTEGGHPASGRPQLMGITKASLATESWLSAASFQETTRVLTDAAINAKSDSLIGLKENVIIGKLIPAGTGLSRYRNIRVEPTEEAKAAMYSAVGYDDIDYSPFGTGSGQAVPLEDYDYGPYNQ; this is translated from the coding sequence GTGCTCGACGTCAACTTCTTCGACGAGCTGCGGATCGGCCTTGCCACCGCGGACGACATCCGGACCTGGTCGCACGGCGAAGTGAAGAAGCCGGAGACCATCAACTACCGCACGCTCAAGCCCGAAAAGGACGGACTCTTCTGCGAGAAGATCTTCGGTCCGACCCGGGACTGGGAGTGCTACTGCGGCAAGTACAAGCGTGTCCGCTTCAAGGGCATCATTTGTGAGCGTTGTGGCGTGGAGGTCACGCGCGCCAAGGTGCGTCGTGAGCGCATGGGCCACATCGAGCTTGCCGCTCCCGTCACTCACATCTGGTACTTCAAGGGCGTTCCGTCGCGCCTCGGCTACCTGCTTGATCTCGCGCCGAAGGACCTCGAAAAGGTCATCTACTTCGCCGCGTACATGATCACGTTCGTGGACGAGGAGCGCCGTACGCGTGACCTGCCCTCGCTGGAGGCGCACGTCTCCGTCGAGCGTCAGCAGGTCGAGAACCGTCGCGACTCCGACCTGGAGGCTCGTGCCAAGAAGCTCGAGACCGACCTGGCCGAGCTCGAGGCCGAGGGCGCCAAGGCCGACGTGCGCCGCAAGGTGCGCGAAGGTGCCGAGCGTGAGATGAAGCAGCTGCGCGACCGTGCGCAGCGCGAGATCGACCGTCTCGACGAGGTGTGGAACCGCTTCAAGAACCTCAAGGTCCAGGACCTCGAGGGCGACGAGCTGCTCTACCGCGAGCTGCGTGACCGTTTCGGCACGTACTTCGACGGCTCCATGGGTGCCGCTGCCCTGCAGAAGCGCCTGGAGTCCTTCGACCTCAACGAGGAGGCCGAGCGCCTCCGCGAGATCATCCGTACCGGCAAGGGCCAGAAGAAGACCCGTGCGCTCAAGCGCCTCAAGGTCGTCTCCGCGTTCCTGCAGACCAGCAACAGCCCCAAGGGCATGGTGCTCGACTGCGTGCCGGTCATCCCGCCGGACCTGCGTCCGATGGTGCAGCTGGACGGTGGCCGCTTCGCGACCTCCGACCTGAACGACCTGTACCGCCGTGTGATCAACCGCAACAACCGCCTCAAGCGTCTCCTTGACCTCGGTGCCCCCGAGATCATCGTGAACAACGAGAAGCGGATGCTGCAGGAGGCCGTCGACGCGCTGTTCGACAACGGCCGCCGTGGTCGCCCGGTCACCGGTCCGGGTAACCGCCCGCTGAAGTCCCTGAGCGACATGCTCAAGGGCAAGCAGGGTCGATTCCGTCAGAACCTTCTCGGTAAGCGTGTGGACTACTCCGCGCGTTCCGTGATCGTCGTCGGTCCGCAGCTGAAGCTGCACCAGTGCGGTCTGCCGAAGGCCATGGCGCTGGAGCTCTTCAAGCCGTTCGTGATGAAGCGCCTGGTCGACCTGAACCACGCGCAGAACATCAAGTCGGCCAAGCGCATGGTCGAGCGTGGCCGCACCGTGGTGTACGACGTCCTCGAAGAGGTCATCGCCGAGCACCCGGTGCTGCTGAACCGTGCACCGACCCTGCACCGCCTCGGCATCCAGGCCTTCGAGCCGCAGCTGGTCGAGGGCAAGGCCATCCAGATCCACCCGCTCGTCTGCACCGCGTTCAACGCGGACTTCGACGGTGACCAGATGGCCGTGCACCTGCCGCTCTCCGCGGAGGCGCAGGCCGAGGCCCGCATCCTGATGCTGTCCTCGAACAACATCCTGAAGCCGGCCGACGGTCGTCCCGTCACCATGCCGACCCAGGACATGGTGCTGGGCCTGTTCTTCCTCACCACGGACGAGGAGGAGCGCAAGGTCATCGGTCAGGGCCGAGCGTTCGGTTCCACCGCCGAGGCGATCATGGCCTTCGACGCCCGGGAGCTCTCGCTCCAGACGCAGGTCGACATCCGCTTCCCGGTGGGCACCATCCCGCCGCGCGGCTGGGTGCCGCCGGTCGCTGAAGAGGGCGAGCCGGAGTACCAGCCGGGTGACACCTTCCGGCTGCGTACGAGCCTGGGCCGCGCGCTCTTCAACGAGCTGCTGCCCGAGGACTACCCGTTCGTCGACTACTCGGTGGGCAAGAAGCAGCTCTCCGAGATCGTCAACGACCTGGCCGAGCGCTACCCCAAGGTCATCGTGGCGGCGACGCTCGACAACCTGAAGGCGGCCGGTTTCCACTGGGCGACCCGTTCCGGCGTCACGGTCTCCGTTTCGGACATCGTCGTGCCGGAGGCCAAGAAGGCCATCGTCCAAGGCTACGAGGCGCAGGACGAGAAGGTCCAGAAGCAGTACGAGCGCGGTCTGATCACCAAGGACGAGCGCACGCAGGAGCTCATCGCGATCTGGACCAAGGCGACCAACGAGGTTGCCGAGGCGATGAACGCGAACTTCCCGAAGACGAACCCCATCTTCATGATGGTTGACTCGGGTGCCCGAGGAAACATGATGCAGATGCGTCAGATCGCGGGTATGCGTGGTCTGGTGTCGAACGCGAAGAACGAGACGATCCCGCGTCCCATCAAGGCGTCGTTCCGTGAGGGCCTGACCGTTCTGGAGTACTTCATCTCCACGCACGGTGCCCGTAAGGGTCTGGCGGACACCGCCCTGCGTACCGCCGACTCGGGTTACCTGACCCGTCGTCTGGTGGACGTCTCGCAGGACGTGATCATTCGCGAGGAGGACTGCGGCACCGACCGTGGCCTCAAGCTGAAGATCGCCGTCAAGGGTGCGGACGGTGTGCTCCGCAAGACGGAGGACGTCGAGACCTCGGTCTACGCCCGCATGCTCGCCGAGGACGTCGTCGTCGACGGCAAGGTCATCGCGCCTGCCAACGTCGACCTCGGTGACGTCCTGATCGACGCCCTGGTGGGCGCCGGCGTCGAGGAGGTCAAGACCCGTTCGGTCCTGACCTGTGAGTCCGCGGTCGGCACCTGTGCCTTCTGCTACGGACGCTCGCTCGCCACCGGCAAGCTGGTCGACATCGGTGAGGCGGTCGGCATCATCGCCGCCCAGTCCATCGGTGAGCCCGGTACCCAGCTGACGATGCGTACCTTCCACACCGGTGGTGTGGCCGGTGACGACATCACCCAGGGTCTGCCCCGAGTCGTCGAGCTCTTCGAAGCCCGTACGCCCAAGGGTGTCGCCCCGATCTCGGAGGCGGCCGGCCGCATCCGTATCGAGGAGACCGAGAAGACCAAGAAGATCGTCGTCACCCCGGACGACGGCAGCGACGAGACGCCGTTCCCGATCTCGAAGCGTGCCCGTCTGCTGGTGGGCGAGGGCGACCACGTCGAGGTGGGCCAGAAGCTCACCGTGGGTGCCACCAACCCGCACGACGTGCTGCGGATCCTCGGTCAGCGCGCGGTCCAGGTCCACCTGGTCGGCGAGGTCCAGAAGGTCTACAACTCGCAGGGTGTGTCGATCCACGACAAGCACATCGAGATCATCATCCGGCAGATGCTGCGCCGGGTGACGATCATCGAGTCCGGCGACGCGGAGCTGCTGCCGGGCGAGCTCGTCGAGCGCTCGAAGTTCGAGACCGAGAACCGTCGTGTGGTCACCGAGGGCGGTCACCCCGCCTCCGGCCGTCCGCAGCTGATGGGTATCACCAAGGCCTCGCTCGCCACCGAGTCGTGGCTGTCGGCGGCGTCCTTCCAGGAGACGACCAGGGTTCTGACCGACGCGGCGATCAACGCCAAGTCGGACTCCCTGATCGGCCTCAAGGAGAACGTCATCATCGGTAAGCTCATCCCGGCCGGTACGGGCCTGTCCCGCTACCGCAACATCCGGGTCGAGCCGACCGAGGAGGCCAAGGCCGCGATGTACTCGGCCGTCGGCTACGACGACATCGACTACTCGCCGTTCGGCACGGGCTCCGGCCAGGCCGTTCCGCTGGAGGACTACGACTACGGTCCGTACAACCAGTAA
- the fusA gene encoding elongation factor G, with product MATTSLDLAKVRNIGIMAHIDAGKTTTTERILFYTGVSYKIGEVHDGAATMDWMEQEQERGITITSAATTCHWPLNDVDHTINIIDTPGHVDFTVEVERSLRVLDGAVTVFDGVAGVEPQSETVWRQADRYGVPRICFVNKLDRTGAEFHRCVDMIVDRLGAVPLVMQLPIGAEADFKGVVDLVSMKAFVWPEEAIKGEMYDTVDIPDTHIEAAQEWRGKLLEAVSENDDQMMELYLEGVEPTEEQLHEAIRRITLASKGGAGSVTVTPVFCGTAFKNKGVQPLLDAVVRYLPSPLDVEAIEGHDVKDPEVVVKRKPSDDEPFSGLAFKIASDPHLGKLTFVRIYSGRLEAGTAVLNSVKGKKERIGKIYRMHANKREEIASVGAGDIIAVMGLKQTTTGETLCDDKNPVILESMDFPAPVIQVAIEPKSKGDQEKLGVAIQRLSEEDPSFQVHSDEETGQTIIGGMGELHLEVLVDRMKREFRVEANVGKPQVAYRETIRKAVERIDYTHKKQTGGTGQFAKVQIALEPIEGGDASYEFVNKVTGGRIPREYIPSVDAGAQEAMQFGILAGYEMVGVRVTLLDGGYHEVDSSELAFKIAGSQAFKEGARKASPVLLEPMMAVEVTTPEDYMGDVIGDLNSRRGQIQAMEERSGARVVKGLVPLSEMFGYVGDLRSKTSGRASYSMQFDSYAEVPRNVAEEIIAKAKGE from the coding sequence ATGGCCACCACTTCGCTTGACCTGGCCAAGGTCCGCAACATTGGGATCATGGCCCACATCGACGCGGGCAAGACGACCACCACTGAGCGGATCCTGTTCTACACCGGTGTTTCGTACAAGATCGGTGAAGTCCACGACGGCGCTGCCACGATGGACTGGATGGAGCAGGAGCAGGAGCGCGGCATCACGATCACGTCCGCCGCGACGACCTGTCACTGGCCGCTCAATGATGTTGACCACACCATCAACATCATCGACACCCCGGGTCACGTCGACTTCACCGTCGAGGTGGAGCGTTCGCTCCGCGTCCTCGACGGCGCTGTCACCGTGTTCGACGGTGTTGCCGGCGTCGAGCCGCAGTCCGAGACCGTTTGGCGTCAGGCGGACCGCTACGGCGTGCCGCGTATCTGCTTCGTCAACAAGCTCGACCGCACGGGTGCCGAGTTCCACCGCTGCGTCGACATGATCGTCGACCGCCTCGGTGCGGTCCCGCTCGTCATGCAGCTCCCCATCGGTGCCGAAGCCGACTTCAAGGGCGTCGTCGACCTCGTGTCGATGAAGGCCTTCGTGTGGCCGGAAGAGGCCATCAAGGGCGAGATGTACGACACCGTCGACATCCCGGACACCCACATCGAGGCGGCTCAGGAGTGGCGCGGCAAGCTGCTCGAGGCCGTTTCCGAGAACGACGACCAGATGATGGAGCTGTACCTGGAGGGCGTCGAGCCCACCGAGGAGCAGCTGCACGAGGCGATCCGTCGGATCACCCTCGCATCGAAGGGCGGCGCGGGCTCCGTCACCGTCACCCCGGTGTTCTGTGGCACGGCGTTCAAGAACAAGGGCGTCCAGCCCCTGCTCGACGCGGTCGTCCGCTACCTGCCTTCCCCCCTGGACGTCGAGGCCATCGAGGGCCACGACGTCAAGGACCCCGAGGTTGTCGTCAAGCGCAAGCCCTCGGACGACGAGCCGTTCTCCGGCCTGGCGTTCAAGATCGCTAGCGACCCGCACCTCGGCAAGCTCACCTTCGTCCGGATCTACTCCGGTCGCCTCGAGGCCGGCACCGCGGTGCTGAACTCGGTCAAGGGCAAGAAGGAGCGCATCGGCAAGATCTACCGCATGCACGCGAACAAGCGTGAGGAGATCGCGTCGGTGGGCGCCGGTGACATCATCGCCGTCATGGGCCTGAAGCAGACCACCACCGGTGAGACGCTGTGTGACGACAAGAACCCGGTGATCCTGGAGTCCATGGACTTCCCGGCGCCGGTCATTCAGGTCGCCATCGAGCCCAAGTCCAAGGGTGACCAGGAGAAGCTGGGTGTCGCCATCCAGCGCCTCTCCGAGGAGGACCCGTCCTTCCAGGTGCACTCCGACGAGGAGACCGGCCAGACCATCATCGGTGGTATGGGCGAGCTTCACCTCGAGGTGCTCGTCGACCGCATGAAGCGCGAGTTCCGCGTCGAGGCGAACGTCGGCAAGCCGCAGGTCGCGTACCGCGAGACGATCCGCAAGGCCGTCGAGCGCATCGACTACACGCACAAGAAGCAGACTGGTGGTACCGGCCAGTTCGCGAAGGTGCAGATCGCCCTTGAGCCCATCGAGGGTGGCGACGCGTCCTACGAGTTCGTCAACAAGGTCACCGGTGGCCGCATCCCCCGTGAGTACATCCCCTCGGTGGACGCGGGTGCTCAGGAAGCCATGCAGTTCGGCATCCTGGCCGGTTACGAGATGGTCGGCGTTCGCGTCACCCTCCTCGACGGTGGTTACCACGAGGTCGACTCCTCGGAGCTCGCCTTCAAGATCGCCGGTTCGCAGGCGTTCAAGGAGGGTGCCCGCAAGGCGTCCCCCGTGCTCCTCGAGCCGATGATGGCCGTCGAGGTCACCACGCCCGAGGACTACATGGGCGATGTCATCGGTGACCTCAACTCCCGCCGTGGCCAGATCCAGGCCATGGAGGAGCGCAGCGGCGCTCGCGTCGTGAAGGGCCTCGTGCCCCTCTCGGAGATGTTCGGCTACGTCGGAGACCTCCGCAGCAAGACCTCGGGTCGCGCAAGCTACTCGATGCAGTTCGACTCCTACGCCGAGGTTCCGCGGAACGTCGCCGAGGAGATCATCGCGAAGGCCAAGGGCGAGTAA
- the rpsL gene encoding 30S ribosomal protein S12 — protein sequence MPTIQQLVRKGRQDKVEKNKTPALEGSPQRRGVCTRVFTTTPKKPNSALRKVARVRLTSGIEVTAYIPGEGHNLQEHSIVLVRGGRVKDLPGVRYKIIRGSLDTQGVKNRKQARSRYGAKKEK from the coding sequence GTGCCTACGATCCAGCAGCTGGTCCGGAAGGGCCGGCAGGACAAGGTCGAGAAGAACAAGACGCCCGCGCTCGAGGGTTCGCCCCAGCGCCGCGGCGTCTGCACGCGTGTGTTCACGACCACCCCGAAGAAGCCGAACTCGGCACTCCGTAAGGTCGCGCGTGTGCGTCTGACCTCCGGCATCGAGGTCACGGCCTACATCCCGGGTGAGGGACACAACCTGCAGGAGCACTCCATCGTGCTCGTGCGTGGTGGCCGTGTGAAGGACCTGCCGGGTGTTCGTTACAAGATCATCCGCGGCTCCCTTGACACCCAGGGTGTCAAGAACCGCAAGCAGGCCCGCAGCCGCTACGGCGCCAAGAAGGAGAAGTAA